One part of the Gadus macrocephalus chromosome 8, ASM3116895v1 genome encodes these proteins:
- the LOC132462736 gene encoding collectin-12-like, with translation MKDDFADDEEVHSFGYKRFGIQEGTECTKCKNHWALRAAIALLYVLCALLTIAVAVLGYKVVQRMDDVTLQNSAEHRINEKSANATSAIQTFQSNLQTLQSQLHDIAQRSGANQALLDELQETGEVTQRGHVSLQGDVDGNAASLLRVNQTLTSYSGTIEDLQKDTARLQSALQGQARDQGEAAVGVNALNITQAQQRGLLSNLQKTVEATGQAVQKLKNDYQGLQQTAWQTQADTVWLKEKVQNLHVVAANNSAQARSNGEALEDMGSQLGSLALQIQNTSSVTEGHDQSLRELMDRQRDHDHDKSAQFDRLEVRLDRQESIMNRVIGNVSFASQLLGAISTDLNGLRTCAETVAHHADLLLALNGSVSEAKAYSVGLRTQQDELAGRLDREVSNLSMVMEEMKLVDSQHSNLITNFTILQGPPGPKGPRGDRGPQGPVGTSGQKGERGDKGMTGGRGPEGQKGSAGLSGVPGSKGATGDRGVHGAKGSRGSSGRPGPAGEKGESGTPGANGLEGQKGTAGLQGPQGPRGPLGALGPAGFPGHPGLPGPPGPPGRPADPPVQPQPPPHVPPHTPQQDKPPPPSKPVPVSETPMVSPHVQPPAGPTPLPGCPLEWISFEDSCYYFSSGAQKLNFTETKIFCTNMSSSMVMIKSNEEQEWIKKQIARKGFFWLGLTDTETENVWKWVDGTLPVFTKWKLGQPDNWDQGYSKGEDCAGLIQATKKEKKAESVVNTSAMPLFTTNPFDQDVEKATSEMNTAEDWGLILDICDKIGQSRTGPKECLRSIMRRVNHKDPHVAMQALTLLGACVSNCGKIFHLEVCSREFASEVSNVLNKGHPKVCEKLKALMVEWAEDFRNDPQLSLISAMIKNLREQGVTFPAVGSQAAEQAKASPAMVAKDPATASTKKEEEDLAKAIELSLKEQRGQPQGSLSSLYPSASSLLPSQKADGRKVRAIYDFEAAEDNELTFKSGEIITILDDSDPNWWKGETYQGVGLFPSNFVTADLTAEPEMVKTEKKSVQFNEEVQVETLEPEPEPVFIDEEKMDQLLQMIQSADPTDNQSDAVELLQLEGACNQMGPLIDQKLEDIDSRHSELSELNVKLMEALSMYAKLMNEDPVYGMYAKLQSQQYYMQQPQQPPANTAQQGYPVQPSPGSYAMGPGMQGYPVSMEQLQAGPPMPGQAAPSDIHMYMGQPPVYSPSSADVQAYQNQASLPGPPPGPGVMNQPPSYSASSGQSLQAPTDPQHIPYPEKALL, from the exons TGGTGCAGAGGATGGATGACGTTACGCTACAAAACTCTGCAG AGCACCGCATCAACGAGAAATCGGCAAACGCCACCAGTGCCATCCAGACCTTCCAGTCCAACCTCCAGACCCTACAGAGCCAGCTGCACGACATCGCCCAGCGGTCCGGCGCCAACCAGGCCCTGCTGGACGAGCTCCAGGAGACGGGCGAGGTCACGCAGAGGGGCCACGTGTCCCTGCAGGGCGACGTCGACGGCAACGCGGCGTCCCTGCTCCGGGTCAACCAGACGCTGACCTCCTACAGCGGCACCATCGAGGACCTGCAGAAGGACACGGCCAGGCTGCAGTCGGCGCTCCAGGGCCAGGCCAGGGACCAGGGCGAGGCGGCGGTGGGCGTCAATGCCCTGAACATCACCCAGGCCCAGCAGCGCGGCCTGCTCAGCAACCTGCAGAAGACGGTGGAGGCCACGGGGCAGGCGGTGCAGAAGCTGAAGAACGACTACCAGGGCCTGCAGCAGACGGCCTGGCAGACGCAGGCCGACACCGTCTGGCTGAAAGAGAAGGTCCAGAACCTCCACGTGGTGGCGGCCAACAACTCGGCGCAGGCCCGCTCCAACGGAGAGGCCTTGGAGGACATGGGCTCCCAGCTGGGCTCACTGGCGCTGCAGATCCAGAACACGTCGTCGGTGACGGAGGGGCACGACCAGAGCCTCCGGGAGCTGATGGACCGCCAGCGGGACCACGACCACGACAAATCGGCGCAGTTCGACCGCTTGGAGGTGCGGCTGGACCGGCAGGAGAGCATCATGAACCGCGTGATCGGGAACGTGAGCTTCGCCTCGCAGCTCCTGGGCGCCATCAGCACCGACCTCAACGGCCTGCGGACTTGCGCGGAGACGGTGGCCCACCACGCGGacctgctgctggccctgaaCGGGAGCGTGAGCGAGGCCAAGGCGTACAGCGTGGGGCTGCGGACCCAGCAGGACGAGCTGGCCGGCCGGCTGGACCGAGAGGTCAGCAACCTGTCGATGGTGATGGAGGAAATGAAGCTGGTGGACAGCCAGCACTCGAACCTCATCACCAACTTCACCATCCTGCAAG GACCCCCAGGTCCGAAAGGCCCCAGAGGTGACAGGGGGCCACAGGGCCCGGTGGGCACGTCGGGAcagaagggtgagagaggggacaAAGGCATGACGGGCGGGCGGGGACCTGAAGGACAAAAGGGTTCTGCAGGACTATCCGGGGTGCCGGGTTCTAAGGGAGCGACCGGGGACCGGGGCGTCCACGGAGCCAAAGGGTCCCGGGGATCTTCAGGTCGGCCAGGCCCtgcgggggagaagggggagtcCGGCACTCCGGGGGCTAACGGCTTGGAAGGACAGAAGGGGACGGCGGGATTACAAGGGCCTCAGGGGCCACGAGGACCTCTCGGGGCTCTGGGGCCGGCGGGATTTCCCGGGCACCCTGGTCTGCCGGGGCCACCGGGGCCACCGGGGCGTCCGGCGGATCCCCCTGTGCAACCCCAACCCCCGCCCCATGTACCCCCACACACTCCCCAGCAGGAcaaaccccctccaccctccaagcCGGTCCCAGTATCAGAGACCCCCATGGTGTCCCCCCATGTGCAGCCCCCCGCTGGCCCCACCCCGCTACCTG GCTGCCCTCTTGAATGGATTTCCTTTGAGGACAGCTGCTACTACTTCTCCTCTGGGGCTCAGAAGTTAAATTTTACAGAAACCAAGATATTCTGTACCAACATGTCATCCTCTATGGTCATGATCAAAAGCAACGAGGAGCAG GAATGGATAAAAAAGCAGATTGCCAGAAAGGGCTTCTTCTGGCTGGGcttgacagacacagagacggagAACGTGTGGAAGTGGGTCGATGGGACCCTACCCGTTTTCAC GAAGTGGAAACTTGGCCAGCCTGACAACTGGGACCAGGGCTACTCAAAGGGAGAGGACTGCGCAGGGCTCATCCAAGCG acaaaaaaagagaagaaggcGGAATCTGTTGTCAACACATCAGCCATGCCTCTCTTCACGACAAATCCCTTTGACCAAGATGTTG AGAAAGCAACCAGTGAGATGAACACAGCCGAGGACTGGGGCCTCATTTTGGACATCTGTGATAAAATAGGACAGTCCCGTACTGG TCCGAAAGAATGTCTTCGCTCGATAATGAGACGAGTGAACCACAAGGACCCGCATGTGGCCATGCAGGCACTGACT CTACTTGGTGCCTGTGTTTCAAACTGTGGGAAAATATTTCACTTGGAGGTCTGCTCCAGAGAGTTTGCTAGTGAAGTCAGCAATGTTCTGAACAAG GGCCACCCGAAAGTCTGTGAGAAGCTGAAGGCCCTGATGGTGGAGTGGGCGGAAGACTTCCGGAACGATCCTCAGCTTAGCCTCATCTCGGCCATGATCAAGAACCTCAGAGAGCAGGGTGTCACCTTCCCGGCCGTGGGCTCCCAG GCTGCAGAGCAGGCGAAGGCAAGCCCTGCGATGGTTGCCAAGGACCCTGCCACCGCCTCCACtaaaaaggaggaggaagacctgGCCAAAG CCATCGAGCTGTCGCTGAAGGAGCAGCGCGGGCAGCCCCAGGGTTCCCTGTCCAGCCTGTACCCCAGCGCCTCCAGCCTGCTCCCCTCTCAGAAGGCGGACGGCCGGAAGGTGCGCGCCATCTACGACTTTGAGGCGGCCGAAGACAACGAGCTCACGTTCAAGTCCGGGGAGATCATCACCATCCTGGACGACAG CGACCCCAACTGGTGGAAAGGGGAAACGTACCAGGGAGTGGGCCTCTTCCCCTCCAACTTTGTAACTGCGGACCTAACCGCTGAGCCAGAGATGG TCAAGACCGAGAAGAAATCGGTGCAGTTCAACGAAGAGGTCCAGGTGGAAACCCTGGAGCCGGAGCCAGAGCCCGTGTTTATCGATGAG GAGAAAATGGACCAGCTGCTGCAGATGATTCAGAGTGCCGACCCCACGGATAACCAGTCAGATGCTGTCGAACTGCTCCAGTTGGAAG GTGCCTGCAACCAAATGGGACCACTCATTGACCAGAAGCTGGAGGATATAGACAG TAGGCACTCTGAGCTGTCGGAGCTCAACGTGAAGCTGATGGAGGCGCTGTCCATGTACGCCAAGCTGATGAACGAGGACCCCGTGTACGGCATGTACGCCAAGCTCCAGAGCCAACAGTACTACatgcagcagccccagcagccgcCCGCCAACACGGCCCAGCAG GGGTATCCCGTTCAGCCAAGCCCAGGCTCGTATGCCATGGGCCCGGGGATGCAGGGCTACCCTGTGTCCATGGAGCAGCTCCAGGCCGGGCCTCCCATGCCTGGCCAAGCAGCACCCAG TGACATCCACATGTACATGGGCCAGCCGCCCGTCTACAGCCCGTCCTCGGCAGACGTCCAGGCCTACCAGAACCAGGCCAGCCTCCCCGGCCCTCCCCCGGGCCCTGGCGTCATGAACCAGCCGCCCAGCTACAGCGCGTCCTCTGGTCAGAGCTTACAGGCCCCCACAGACCCCCAACACATCCCGTACCCGGAGAAAGCCCTGCTATAG
- the tmem236 gene encoding transmembrane protein 236, which translates to MPSGKTVKLVVFEALQFAAICAPLFVVMERFAGLMRDLNGGNDRTAYWLVVAVAIAYVTSVTLLVWAPLKYLILRRRRFITKIKQWRPAALAYVILCPLPCFALLIAASKVQVDAGQILDHFTELPVSLVLLCLICVDVVERIRPCSLTGKAGSSPGADFDMRGPVLTHLGQVTTVTGRLPHHQPHPDIPDVPDTISQNGSTAPPPTDTTSTTTTTTTTTNIINGTPAAGARRYISQDTRRPSTPVRTYLYAPSPCPGPLRFLWSSDPRSEAFADSFLFWLDTAEMLRVAAEPRVFYSAWAVPVFVLAFLSTLRLAVDPGNPLGTWAGVVLQDFPFLVLRLALLGAVGAYVTPVLYVVKNLLVCLSYVYFTFLTRLLKRRSMF; encoded by the exons atgccCTCGGGGAAGACGGTCAAGCTGGTCGTCTTTGAGGCGCTGCAGTTCGCAGCCATCTGTGCGCCGCTCTTCGTGGTCATGGAGCGGTTCGCCGGCCTCATGCGTGACCTGAACGGTGGGAACGACCGGACCGCGTACTGGCTGGTGGTGGCCGTGGCCATCGCCTACGTCACCTCCGTGACCCTTCTGGTGTGGGCTCCGCTCAAGTACCTGATACTGAGGCGTCGCAGGTTCATCACCAAAATCAAACAATG GAGACCCGCAGCATTGGCCTATGTCATACTGTGTCCATTACCGTGTTTCGCTCTGCTGATAGCCGCCTCCAAG GTACAGGTGGACGCCGGACAGATACTAGATCATTTCACCGAGCTGCCCGTTTCCTTGGTGCTCCTCTGCCTCATCTGTGTGGATGTCGTCGAGAGGATTCGCCCCTGTAGCCTCACAGGGAAAG CTGGCAGCAGTCCGGGCGCAGACTTCGACATGCGGGGGCCCGTCCTCACCCACCTGGGGCAGGTGACCACCGTGACGGGCCggctcccccaccaccagccccaccccgACATCCCCGACGTCCCCGACACCATCAGCCAGAACGGCTctacagccccccctcccacggacaccaccagtaccaccaccaccaccaccaccaccaccaacatcatcaACGGCACCCCTGCAGCGGGTGCGAGACGCTACATCTCCCAGGACACCCGCCGGCCCTCGACGCCCGTCCGGACCTACCTGTACGCGCCGAGCCCCTGCCCGGGCCCGCTCCGCTTCCTGTGGTCCAGCGACCCGCGGTCCGAGGCGTTCGCCGACAGCTTCCTGTTCTGGCTGGACACGGCGGAGATGCTTCGGGTGGCGGCGGAGCCCCGCGTCTTCTACTCGGCCTGGGCCGTCCCCGTCTTCGTCCTGGCCTTCCTGTCCACCCTGCGGCTGGCCGTGGACCCCGGGAACCCCCTGGGGACCTGGGCTGGGGTGGTGCTGCAGGACTTCCCCTTCCTGGTGCTGCGCCTTGCCCTGCTGGGCGCGGTGGGTGCGTACGTGACGCCCGTGCTGTACGTGGTGAAGAACCTGCTGGTCTGCCTGAGCTACGTGTACTTCACCTTCCTGACCAGGCTCTTGAAGAGACGCAGCATGTTCTGA